A DNA window from Stutzerimonas stutzeri contains the following coding sequences:
- the aepX gene encoding phosphoenolpyruvate mutase, with translation MAANKVVYVGMSADLVHPGHLNILKKAAEYGEVVVGLLTDAAIASYKRIPFMEFEQRRLVIENIKNVSRVVPQTTLDYVPNLRALKPDYVVHGDDWREGVQRETRQRVIDALAEWGGELVEVPYTAGISSTQLNRALREIGTTPDLRLKSLRRMLQVKPLLRFLDIHNALSGLIIENTKVSTPEGLREFDGMWGSSLTDSTAKGKPDIEAVDVSARMNTLNEVLEVTTKPIIYDADTGGQPEHFEFTVRTLERLGVSAAIIEDKTGLKKNSLFGNEVAQAQDTIENFSAKIRIGKKAQATDDFMIIARIESLILDRGMDDAISRAMAYLDAGADGIMIHSRKEDPAEIFEFCDQYRTFENRKPLVVVPSSYNRVFEAELQERGVNIVIYANQLLRSAYPAMLETAKSILLHQRSKECDEKMLPIKEILELIPGTK, from the coding sequence ATGGCTGCAAATAAAGTGGTTTACGTTGGCATGAGTGCCGATCTTGTTCATCCTGGCCATCTTAACATCCTTAAAAAAGCTGCCGAGTATGGCGAAGTAGTTGTCGGTCTTTTAACAGATGCGGCCATAGCCAGTTACAAGCGCATCCCGTTCATGGAATTTGAACAGCGGCGCTTAGTTATTGAGAATATTAAAAATGTTTCGCGTGTGGTTCCGCAAACCACCCTGGACTATGTGCCAAACCTGCGTGCACTTAAGCCCGACTATGTAGTACATGGTGATGACTGGCGTGAAGGAGTTCAACGCGAGACCCGCCAACGGGTTATTGATGCTTTGGCTGAATGGGGTGGAGAATTAGTCGAAGTCCCTTATACTGCGGGCATTTCGTCTACACAATTGAATAGGGCGCTTCGGGAAATTGGCACAACCCCTGATTTGCGCTTAAAGTCCTTGCGCCGAATGTTACAAGTCAAACCGTTGTTACGTTTTCTTGATATCCATAACGCGTTGAGTGGATTGATAATCGAGAACACAAAGGTCTCTACCCCTGAAGGTTTACGCGAGTTCGACGGCATGTGGGGAAGTTCATTAACTGACTCTACTGCTAAGGGTAAGCCTGACATTGAGGCGGTTGACGTATCAGCACGCATGAATACTCTAAATGAAGTGCTGGAAGTTACGACCAAGCCAATAATTTACGATGCTGATACTGGTGGGCAGCCCGAGCATTTTGAGTTTACCGTGCGTACGCTTGAGCGTCTGGGGGTTTCTGCTGCAATCATTGAAGATAAGACGGGTCTGAAGAAGAACTCGCTTTTTGGCAATGAAGTTGCTCAGGCGCAAGATACTATTGAAAATTTTTCTGCGAAAATAAGAATTGGTAAAAAGGCCCAAGCCACTGACGATTTTATGATCATAGCCAGGATCGAAAGCCTGATTCTTGATCGAGGCATGGATGATGCGATTTCAAGAGCAATGGCGTATTTGGATGCTGGCGCTGACGGCATAATGATACATAGTCGGAAAGAAGATCCGGCGGAGATATTCGAGTTTTGTGATCAATACAGGACGTTTGAAAACCGTAAGCCATTGGTAGTTGTACCCTCCAGCTATAATCGTGTGTTCGAGGCTGAATTACAGGAAAGAGGGGTCAATATCGTTATCTATGCAAATCAGCTTCTGCGCAGTGCCTATCCCGCTATGCTGGAAACAGCAAAATCAATTTTGCTTCACCAGCGCTCTAAAGAATGTGACGAAAAAATGTTGCCGATAAAAGAAATTTTGGAACTGATACCAGGGACAAAATAA
- a CDS encoding sugar 3,4-ketoisomerase → MSLQHCKIVDLPKIEDPRGNLTFVEGGEHIPFDIKRVYYLYDVPGGSYRGGHAHKELHQLLIAMSGSFDITLDDGRTKFKYHLNRSYYGLYIPPMIWREMDNFSSGSVCMVLASSHYTEEDYYRNYQEFSQAVGNGSMHG, encoded by the coding sequence GTGTCACTACAGCATTGCAAAATTGTCGATCTGCCGAAGATAGAAGACCCGCGGGGCAATCTGACCTTTGTCGAAGGCGGAGAACATATACCCTTCGATATTAAACGAGTCTACTACCTCTACGATGTGCCAGGCGGATCCTATCGCGGCGGTCATGCACATAAAGAACTGCACCAGTTGTTGATCGCCATGTCCGGTAGTTTCGATATTACACTTGACGATGGGCGTACAAAGTTCAAGTACCACCTGAATCGATCCTACTATGGTCTTTACATACCGCCTATGATCTGGCGGGAAATGGATAACTTTTCTAGCGGCTCGGTCTGCATGGTGCTGGCATCGTCTCATTACACCGAAGAGGATTACTATCGGAATTATCAAGAGTTCTCGCAGGCAGTAGGTAATGGTTCGATGCATGGATGA
- a CDS encoding DegT/DnrJ/EryC1/StrS family aminotransferase has protein sequence MIPFLDLRMLNKRFEDEFAAALQRVVASGWYIQGDECRAFEAEFAGYCGVAHAIGVGNGLDALVLILRALLEAGRLQPGDEVLVPGNTFIASALAVSACGLNVRLVEPEFSSLNVDPRAVEAAIGARTRVILAVHLYGRLADMATLADIAKRHDLLLLEDAAQAHGARLGARRAGAWGLAAGFSMFPGKPLGALGDGGMVTTNDTELATIIRSLQSYGSPIKYQHDRKGCNSRLDELQAAFLRIKLRHLDADNQARHEIALRYAQGLDQRVVYLPEVPGRDEVHAWHQYVVRSESRNALQKHLLKAEIQTLIHYPTPIHRQAAYSELRELSLPVTEMLSAQVLSLPIYPGLSVPEINKVINACNSFMAN, from the coding sequence ATGATTCCGTTTCTAGACCTCCGGATGCTTAACAAGCGCTTCGAGGACGAGTTCGCTGCCGCATTGCAAAGAGTTGTCGCTAGCGGATGGTATATCCAAGGCGACGAATGCCGTGCATTCGAGGCTGAATTTGCTGGCTATTGTGGTGTTGCCCATGCAATTGGGGTCGGCAACGGGCTGGACGCTCTGGTGCTGATTCTCCGTGCCTTGTTAGAGGCAGGTCGCCTACAGCCAGGCGATGAAGTTCTCGTGCCGGGTAACACCTTCATCGCCAGCGCTTTAGCGGTCAGCGCTTGTGGCCTGAATGTACGATTGGTCGAACCGGAGTTTTCGAGTCTCAATGTCGATCCGCGAGCCGTTGAAGCGGCAATCGGCGCGCGCACTAGGGTAATTCTTGCAGTACATCTCTATGGACGCTTGGCTGACATGGCGACACTCGCCGACATTGCCAAGCGTCACGACTTGTTGTTGCTGGAGGATGCTGCGCAGGCGCACGGCGCGCGGCTTGGGGCTCGCCGCGCGGGTGCTTGGGGCCTAGCAGCGGGTTTCAGTATGTTTCCAGGTAAGCCGCTGGGTGCACTCGGCGATGGGGGCATGGTAACGACGAACGATACGGAACTGGCGACCATCATTCGCTCATTACAGAGCTATGGTTCCCCAATCAAATATCAGCATGATCGCAAGGGGTGCAATTCTCGGCTGGACGAGTTGCAAGCCGCTTTTCTACGTATAAAGCTCAGGCATCTGGACGCAGACAATCAGGCGCGCCACGAGATCGCATTGCGCTATGCCCAAGGCCTAGATCAGCGCGTCGTGTATCTGCCCGAGGTCCCCGGCAGGGATGAAGTTCATGCTTGGCATCAGTACGTTGTTCGCAGCGAGTCCAGGAACGCCCTGCAGAAACATCTGCTTAAAGCCGAAATACAGACTCTAATTCACTATCCCACGCCGATTCACCGGCAGGCGGCATACAGTGAGTTGAGAGAATTATCTCTGCCAGTTACCGAAATGCTCAGCGCACAGGTTCTTAGTCTTCCGATCTATCCTGGATTGTCGGTGCCGGAGATTAATAAAGTAATCAACGCCTGTAATAGTTTCATGGCGAATTAA
- a CDS encoding acyltransferase → MRMIHPLADVQSSSIGENTRIWQFVVILPGARVGANCNVCSHCFIENDVLVGDRVTIKNGVQLWDGLRVADDVFIGPNVSFTNDQYPRSRGYPDSFAITVIEPGASIGAGAVVLPGLTIGHGALVGAGAVVTHDVPPRSLVVGNPARVVRRLGEAEEWS, encoded by the coding sequence ATGAGAATGATTCATCCATTGGCGGACGTTCAGTCGAGTTCTATAGGTGAGAATACGCGCATATGGCAATTTGTCGTGATCTTGCCGGGGGCTCGTGTTGGTGCTAACTGTAATGTGTGCTCACACTGTTTTATCGAGAATGATGTGCTAGTTGGTGACCGAGTAACCATAAAAAACGGCGTGCAATTGTGGGACGGATTGCGTGTTGCTGACGACGTATTTATTGGTCCGAATGTTTCCTTCACCAACGATCAGTATCCGCGATCACGTGGGTACCCCGATTCTTTTGCCATCACCGTAATAGAGCCTGGTGCCTCAATTGGTGCAGGAGCGGTAGTTCTACCTGGATTGACTATTGGTCATGGAGCTCTGGTAGGAGCAGGAGCGGTAGTTACTCACGACGTTCCGCCCAGGTCATTGGTGGTAGGCAATCCGGCACGAGTCGTCCGCAGGCTGGGTGAAGCAGAGGAGTGGTCATGA
- the ligA gene encoding NAD-dependent DNA ligase LigA gives MPSAQTAAERIAELRSEIDAHNYRYYVLDEPSVPDAEYDRLFNELKVLEAEHPELVTPESPTQRVGGAALAAFGQVRHEMPMLSLGNAFEEKDLLDFDRRVREALDLPAGDLFGEAAVVEYSCEPKLDGLAVSLLYESGHLVRGATRGDGSTGEDISTNVRTVRNIPLKLHGSGWPAVLEVRGEIYMPKAGFEALNARQLENGGKPFANPRNAAAGSLRQLDSKITASRPLELCAYGVGRSDGELPDTHIGILNALKGWGLPISRELKLAKGVAECRAYYDAIGAKRDALPYEIDGVVFKVNSVAQQRELGFRAREPRWAIAHKFPAREEITELLDVEFQVGRTGAITPVARLKPVQVAGVTVSNATLHNMDEVARLGVMIGDTVIVRRAGDVIPQILGVIADRRPADARAVDVPDHCPVCGSAVERTQLIKRSKGRESVSEGSIYRCVGRLACQAQLKQAIIHFVSRRAMDIDGLGDKIVEQLVDKGLVNSPADLYCLTHEQVIELEGFAEISTRNLLNAIDASRKPSLARFVYALGIPDVGEETAKLLARALGSLERIGRALPDVLVYLPDVGLEVAHEIHTFFDDEHNRSVIALLRERGVEPQEEGDVHPEFAACATLADLLDRLNIPYIARTGAQRLAERFGSLEAIISADWLDLRQVERLTEKAARSLRDYFDKPGNAERARVIEAQLREFGMHWDSERKITEGLPLAGQTWVLTGSLEAMSRDEGKARLEALGAKVAGSVSAKTTCVVAGPGAGSKLARAIELGLSVFDEQAFLERLVQLEQG, from the coding sequence ATGCCTTCCGCCCAAACCGCTGCCGAGCGCATCGCCGAACTGCGCAGCGAAATCGATGCCCACAACTACCGCTACTACGTTCTCGACGAGCCCAGCGTGCCAGACGCTGAGTACGATCGGCTGTTCAATGAGCTGAAGGTATTGGAGGCAGAGCATCCAGAATTGGTGACGCCCGAGTCGCCAACTCAGCGTGTCGGCGGCGCAGCGCTTGCGGCGTTCGGCCAGGTGCGCCATGAAATGCCGATGCTGAGCCTGGGTAACGCCTTCGAGGAAAAGGACCTGCTGGACTTCGATCGTCGTGTACGGGAGGCTTTGGATCTTCCGGCTGGCGACCTGTTCGGCGAGGCTGCGGTAGTCGAGTACAGCTGCGAACCCAAGCTCGACGGTTTGGCGGTCAGTCTGCTCTATGAGAGCGGTCATCTGGTGCGCGGTGCCACCCGCGGCGACGGCAGCACGGGCGAGGACATCAGCACCAACGTGCGTACCGTGCGGAATATTCCTCTGAAGCTGCATGGTAGCGGCTGGCCCGCGGTGCTTGAGGTGCGTGGGGAAATCTATATGCCCAAGGCAGGCTTCGAGGCGCTTAACGCACGGCAGCTGGAGAATGGCGGCAAGCCCTTCGCCAACCCACGTAACGCCGCGGCCGGCAGTCTGCGCCAACTGGATTCGAAGATCACCGCCAGCCGTCCACTGGAGCTGTGCGCCTATGGCGTGGGCCGTAGCGACGGCGAATTGCCGGATACCCATATTGGCATCCTCAACGCGCTGAAAGGCTGGGGCTTGCCCATCAGCCGCGAACTGAAGTTGGCCAAGGGTGTTGCTGAATGCCGCGCCTACTACGATGCCATCGGTGCAAAACGCGATGCGCTGCCCTATGAAATCGACGGCGTGGTGTTCAAGGTCAATTCGGTGGCGCAGCAGCGCGAACTGGGCTTCCGGGCGCGCGAGCCGCGCTGGGCCATCGCCCACAAGTTTCCCGCACGGGAGGAAATCACCGAACTGCTCGACGTCGAGTTCCAGGTTGGTCGCACTGGCGCGATCACCCCTGTCGCACGGTTGAAACCGGTGCAGGTTGCTGGGGTTACGGTATCCAACGCAACGCTACACAACATGGATGAAGTGGCCCGCCTGGGTGTGATGATCGGCGATACCGTGATCGTCCGCCGCGCCGGTGACGTGATTCCACAAATCCTCGGTGTGATTGCTGATCGCCGCCCGGCTGACGCGCGTGCTGTGGACGTGCCCGATCATTGCCCAGTCTGCGGTTCAGCGGTGGAGCGCACCCAGCTGATCAAGCGTAGCAAGGGAAGAGAGTCGGTCAGCGAAGGCTCGATCTACCGCTGCGTCGGCCGTCTTGCCTGTCAGGCTCAGCTCAAGCAGGCGATTATTCACTTCGTCTCACGGCGTGCCATGGATATCGATGGCCTGGGCGACAAGATCGTCGAGCAACTGGTCGATAAAGGGCTGGTCAATTCTCCGGCGGATCTATATTGCCTTACCCACGAGCAGGTCATCGAGCTGGAAGGTTTTGCGGAGATATCCACTCGCAATCTACTCAATGCCATTGATGCCAGCCGCAAACCAAGCCTTGCTCGATTCGTCTACGCGCTGGGCATACCGGATGTTGGCGAGGAAACCGCCAAGCTGCTGGCACGGGCATTGGGTTCGCTGGAGCGCATTGGCCGTGCGCTGCCTGATGTGCTTGTCTACCTGCCCGATGTGGGGCTCGAGGTTGCGCACGAGATTCACACCTTCTTCGATGACGAACACAACCGTAGCGTGATCGCCCTGCTGCGCGAGCGCGGCGTCGAACCGCAGGAGGAGGGTGACGTGCACCCCGAATTCGCCGCCTGCGCAACGCTTGCCGATCTGCTGGACCGGCTGAATATCCCCTACATTGCCCGCACCGGCGCCCAGCGCCTAGCAGAGCGTTTCGGTAGCTTGGAGGCGATCATCTCTGCCGACTGGCTCGACCTGCGCCAGGTCGAACGCCTCACTGAAAAGGCCGCCCGGTCTCTGCGCGACTATTTTGACAAACCTGGCAATGCCGAGCGCGCCCGTGTCATCGAAGCCCAGTTGCGAGAGTTCGGCATGCACTGGGACAGCGAGCGGAAAATAACCGAAGGCTTGCCGCTGGCTGGCCAGACCTGGGTGCTGACCGGCTCGCTCGAGGCGATGAGTCGTGACGAAGGCAAAGCGCGCTTGGAAGCGCTTGGCGCCAAGGTTGCCGGTTCCGTTTCTGCTAAGACGACTTGCGTGGTAGCAGGCCCGGGTGCCGGATCGAAGCTCGCTAGGGCCATTGAGCTAGGTTTAAGCGTGTTTGATGAACAGGCGTTCTTAGAGCGGCTGGTGCAGCTTGAACAGGGATAG
- the zipA gene encoding cell division protein ZipA encodes MDIGLREWLIVIGIIVIGGILFDGWRRMRGGKGKLKFKLDRSLSNLPDAEDSPEVLGPARVVNRDHDPSFDEGDMPPMNARESGKKRRQDEPFQGDLQLNADEPVPTLLDPVVGDDQDEKDQPQKELAPVEEVLVINVICRDPVGFRGPALLQNILESGLRFGEMDIFHRHESMAGNGEVLFSMANAVKPGTFDLDDIDHFTTPAVSFFLGLPGPRHPKQAFDVMVAAARKLSQELNGELKDDQRSVLTAQTIEHYRQRIVEFERRQMTVKQR; translated from the coding sequence ATGGATATCGGTCTGCGCGAGTGGCTGATCGTCATCGGCATCATTGTCATCGGCGGCATATTGTTCGACGGGTGGCGGCGCATGCGCGGTGGCAAGGGCAAGCTGAAGTTCAAGCTGGACCGTAGCCTCTCCAACCTTCCCGATGCCGAAGATTCCCCCGAGGTGCTCGGTCCGGCACGTGTGGTGAATCGGGATCATGATCCCTCCTTCGATGAAGGCGACATGCCGCCTATGAATGCTCGCGAGTCGGGCAAAAAGCGTCGGCAGGACGAGCCGTTCCAAGGCGATCTTCAGCTGAACGCAGACGAGCCCGTACCGACGCTGCTCGATCCTGTAGTGGGTGACGATCAAGACGAGAAAGATCAGCCGCAGAAGGAGCTGGCACCTGTCGAGGAGGTGCTCGTCATTAACGTCATCTGCCGCGACCCTGTGGGTTTCCGTGGTCCCGCGCTGCTGCAGAACATTCTCGAAAGCGGTCTGCGTTTCGGTGAGATGGACATCTTCCATCGGCACGAAAGCATGGCCGGCAACGGCGAGGTGCTGTTCTCCATGGCCAATGCGGTCAAGCCCGGCACCTTCGATCTGGACGATATCGATCACTTCACCACGCCTGCCGTGAGCTTTTTCCTTGGTTTGCCTGGCCCTCGTCATCCCAAGCAGGCCTTCGACGTCATGGTCGCCGCCGCGCGCAAGCTGTCCCAGGAGCTCAATGGCGAGTTGAAGGATGACCAGCGCAGCGTGCTGACCGCCCAGACCATCGAGCACTACCGCCAGCGCATCGTCGAATTCGAGCGCCGGCAGATGACCGTCAAACAGCGCTGA
- the smc gene encoding chromosome segregation protein SMC, with the protein MRLKSIKLAGFKSFVDPTTVSFPSNMAAVVGPNGCGKSNIIDAVRWVMGESSAKNLRGESMTDVIFNGSNTRKPVTQASIELIFDNSDGTLTGEYAAFAEISIRRRVTRDSQNTYFLNGVKCRRRDITDIFLGTGLGPRSYSIIEQGMISKLIEAKPEDLRNFIEEAAGISKYKERRRETENRIRRTHENLARLTDLREELERQLERLHRQAQSAEKYQEYKAEERQLKAQLSALRWQALNEQVGQREQVIGDQEVAFEALVAEQRSADASIERLRDGHHELSERFNLVQGRFYSVGGDIARVEQSIQHGQQRLRQLQDDLREAEQARLETESHLGHDRTLLATLGEEMAMLEPEQELSSAAAEESAAQLEEAEVAMQAWQEQWERFNLHSAEPRRAAEVQQSRIQQLEQSLERLAERQRRLDDERALLAADPEDVAITELVEQLAASELDIEVLAAAGETLNERLEQLREELQQTSQTQQQMQGELQRLNGRIASLEALQQAAMDPGKGVAEWLREQGLEQRPRLAEGLRVEPGWELAVETVLGSDLHAVLLDEFATIDLGGFEQGDLHLASLHKGDVRHPGSLLDLVESELDLSPWLARVRPVESLDQALAARATLGEDESVISRDGYWVGRHFLRVRRASEAESGVLARGQELEHLLAERDEREAALAALDERVSALRADQSRLEDEREQQRRRQQEEARIHSDLKAQLSAGQARLEQLELRRQRLAEEFTEQQERREIETEQLGEARLQLQDALDAMAQDAEQRETLLGSRDSIRERLDHIRQDARQHKDHAHQLALRVGSLKAQHDSTRQALERLEQQFERAVERREQLTLNLEEGEAPLEELRMKLEELLERRMGVEDELKHARLALEDADRELRDAEKRRTQAEQQAQLLRGQLEQQRLDWQGLSVRRKALQDQLQEDGYDLHGVLGTLAADASEQGWEAELERLAQRIQRLGPINLAAIDEYQQQSERKRYLDAQNDDLVEALDTLENVIRKIDRETRNRFKETFDQINSGLQALFPKVFGGGNAYLELTGEDLLDTGVAIMARPPGKKNSTIHLLSGGEKALTALALVFAIFQLNPAPFCMLDEVDAPLDDANVGRYARLVKEMSEKVQFIYITHNKIAMEMADQLMGVTMHEPGCSRLVTVDVEQAVALVET; encoded by the coding sequence ATGCGACTGAAGAGCATCAAACTCGCCGGCTTCAAATCCTTCGTCGATCCCACTACGGTCAGCTTCCCAAGCAACATGGCGGCCGTGGTCGGCCCGAACGGCTGCGGCAAATCCAACATCATCGACGCCGTGCGCTGGGTGATGGGCGAAAGCTCGGCGAAGAACCTGCGCGGCGAGTCGATGACCGACGTCATCTTCAACGGCTCGAACACACGCAAGCCGGTGACCCAGGCCAGCATCGAGCTGATCTTCGACAATTCCGACGGCACGCTGACGGGCGAGTACGCAGCCTTCGCCGAGATCTCCATCCGCCGCCGCGTGACCCGCGATTCGCAGAACACCTATTTCCTCAACGGTGTGAAGTGCCGGCGCCGCGACATCACCGATATCTTCCTCGGCACCGGACTCGGGCCGCGCAGCTACTCGATCATCGAGCAGGGGATGATTTCCAAGCTGATCGAGGCCAAGCCCGAGGATCTGCGCAATTTCATTGAAGAAGCCGCCGGTATTTCCAAGTACAAGGAGCGCCGGCGCGAAACCGAGAACCGCATCCGACGTACCCACGAAAATCTGGCGCGCCTGACCGACCTGCGCGAAGAGTTGGAGCGCCAGCTCGAGCGGTTGCATCGCCAGGCGCAGTCGGCAGAGAAGTATCAGGAATACAAAGCTGAAGAACGTCAGCTCAAGGCGCAGCTTTCGGCGCTGCGTTGGCAGGCCTTGAACGAGCAGGTCGGCCAGCGCGAGCAGGTAATCGGCGATCAGGAAGTGGCTTTCGAGGCGTTGGTGGCCGAGCAGCGGAGCGCCGACGCGAGCATCGAGCGGTTGCGTGACGGTCACCATGAGCTGTCTGAGCGCTTCAACCTGGTTCAGGGCCGTTTCTATTCCGTTGGTGGCGACATTGCTCGTGTCGAGCAGAGTATCCAACACGGGCAGCAGCGCTTGCGCCAGCTGCAGGACGATCTGCGTGAGGCCGAACAGGCGCGCCTGGAAACCGAGTCGCACCTCGGCCACGACCGCACGCTGCTGGCCACGCTGGGTGAGGAGATGGCCATGCTCGAGCCTGAGCAGGAGCTATCCAGCGCCGCCGCCGAGGAGTCTGCCGCACAGCTGGAAGAAGCAGAAGTGGCCATGCAGGCCTGGCAGGAACAGTGGGAACGTTTCAACTTGCACAGCGCCGAGCCGCGCCGCGCTGCCGAAGTCCAGCAGTCGCGTATTCAGCAGCTGGAGCAAAGTCTGGAACGCCTCGCCGAACGCCAGCGTCGCCTGGATGATGAGCGCGCATTGCTGGCGGCTGATCCCGAAGATGTAGCGATCACGGAACTCGTCGAGCAGCTTGCCGCCAGTGAGCTTGATATCGAGGTGCTTGCCGCAGCCGGCGAAACCCTCAATGAACGTCTTGAACAATTGCGCGAAGAGCTGCAGCAGACGTCCCAAACGCAGCAGCAGATGCAGGGCGAGTTGCAGCGCCTGAACGGGCGTATCGCGTCGCTTGAAGCGTTGCAGCAGGCTGCCATGGACCCGGGCAAGGGAGTCGCTGAATGGCTGCGTGAGCAGGGTTTGGAACAGCGCCCGCGCCTTGCCGAGGGGCTGCGGGTCGAGCCCGGCTGGGAGCTGGCGGTGGAAACCGTGTTGGGTTCCGATCTTCACGCTGTGCTGCTGGATGAGTTCGCGACAATCGATCTTGGTGGCTTCGAACAGGGTGATCTACACCTGGCGAGCTTGCATAAAGGCGATGTGCGTCACCCTGGCAGCTTGCTCGATCTGGTCGAGTCAGAGTTGGATCTTTCGCCCTGGCTGGCCCGTGTACGCCCTGTCGAGTCGCTGGATCAGGCACTGGCCGCACGCGCAACGCTCGGTGAAGACGAGAGCGTGATAAGTCGTGATGGCTATTGGGTCGGCCGGCATTTTTTACGGGTCCGCCGCGCCAGTGAGGCCGAGTCTGGCGTGCTTGCGCGCGGTCAGGAACTGGAGCACCTGCTGGCGGAGCGCGACGAACGTGAGGCAGCCCTGGCGGCGCTCGATGAGCGCGTTTCCGCGTTACGCGCGGATCAATCCCGTCTCGAAGACGAGCGCGAGCAACAGCGCCGACGCCAGCAGGAAGAAGCGCGCATACACAGTGATCTCAAGGCACAACTGTCTGCTGGGCAAGCGCGGCTGGAGCAACTTGAGCTGCGTCGCCAACGTCTGGCAGAAGAGTTCACCGAACAGCAGGAACGGCGCGAGATCGAGACCGAGCAGTTGGGCGAGGCGCGTTTGCAGCTGCAGGACGCATTGGACGCAATGGCGCAGGACGCCGAGCAGCGCGAGACGCTGCTGGGTAGTCGTGACAGCATTCGCGAGCGCCTGGACCACATCCGCCAGGACGCACGCCAGCACAAGGATCATGCGCACCAACTGGCGCTACGGGTCGGTTCGCTAAAGGCACAACACGATTCCACGCGCCAGGCGCTTGAGCGCCTCGAGCAGCAGTTTGAGCGGGCCGTCGAGCGCCGCGAGCAGCTTACGCTGAACCTGGAGGAGGGCGAGGCGCCGCTGGAAGAGCTGCGCATGAAGCTCGAGGAGCTGCTGGAGCGCCGCATGGGCGTCGAAGACGAACTCAAGCATGCACGTCTGGCACTGGAAGATGCCGACCGTGAGCTGCGCGACGCGGAGAAACGACGCACGCAGGCCGAGCAGCAGGCGCAGTTACTGCGCGGTCAGTTGGAGCAGCAGCGGCTGGACTGGCAAGGGCTGAGCGTCAGGCGCAAGGCACTGCAAGACCAACTGCAGGAAGACGGTTACGACTTGCACGGCGTACTGGGCACACTCGCTGCCGATGCCAGCGAGCAGGGTTGGGAAGCCGAGCTGGAGCGGCTCGCCCAGCGCATTCAGCGTCTTGGACCGATCAACCTCGCCGCGATCGACGAATACCAGCAGCAATCGGAGCGCAAACGCTATCTCGATGCGCAGAACGACGACCTCGTAGAGGCGCTGGATACGCTGGAAAACGTCATCCGCAAAATCGACCGCGAAACCCGCAATCGCTTCAAGGAAACCTTCGACCAGATCAACAGTGGCCTGCAGGCGCTTTTCCCCAAAGTCTTCGGCGGCGGCAACGCTTATCTGGAACTTACCGGGGAAGATTTACTCGATACCGGGGTGGCGATCATGGCGCGGCCGCCCGGAAAGAAGAACAGCACCATTCACCTGCTTTCGGGCGGTGAAAAGGCATTGACCGCGCTGGCGCTGGTATTTGCCATCTTCCAGCTCAACCCGGCGCCGTTCTGCATGCTCGATGAAGTCGATGCGCCATTGGATGATGCAAACGTCGGTCGTTATGCGCGGCTGGTGAAGGAGATGTCGGAGAAAGTGCAGTTCATTTACATCACCCACAACAAGATCGCCATGGAAATGGCCGATCAGCTGATGGGAGTGACCATGCATGAACCGGGATGCTCGCGGCTGGTAACAGTCGACGTCGAGCAAGCGGTCGCACTCGTTGAAACCTGA